From Daucus carota subsp. sativus chromosome 6, DH1 v3.0, whole genome shotgun sequence:
TAGTTCCCTTAGTGGTGACTGAGTAATGGCTACGTTTGATGATATCATTCTATCTCTTTGATAGAAGTTACCTGCAGCATGATGTCAATTGACTCCAGGTGAAAGTCGAGCGCTATGACCTGTGAGCACACACCCCTTCTGAAATCCAGTCCATTTGCCATGAATCACACACCACCTGAGTATGCTGATTATCAGTTGTTCAAATGTATATCATGCAAAAAACAAGCAGTTGCTATGTATGTACATGAAccttttcatcattttaaataattttaactaattaaGTAGAAGTTACTTGGGGTTGGGAGTAGTTTCTATATATTTAGCAAAAGATAAAGTAGCTTCCTGATGAGCGCTTTAAAGTGTGATGCATTGGTTTTATATCATACACACAAGATCTTTAAATTTGGATTACTTGACTATCTGATTCTGGGTAACAAGCTATACTTTTTTCTGATCCTTAAAGTATCATACTGTCAATTACATAGATAAATAAGATAACTCGTGCATTGGACAGAGTACATGCGCATATTATTTATACATAACTGGAGCCGCATTGCAGACACACTTAATATATATAGCGACAGTGAAGACTAGAATCTGTAGTTTACAGTAGAAAGGGTATAACTGCATATAAGTCTATAGGCTGCAACGATGTTAAGTCACTTGAACTCCACTGTTCCGAATTATGCTTTCCACTTTGTAATCAGTTTAGATAACGCAACACGTGACGATCCATTTTTCTCAGTAATTGCTACCTTAGCAGCATCTCTCAATTCTGCAACCCGGTGCCTCAACCTTTTCCCATTATCCGAATCCATTAACTCTCTAACTCGCCTCTCTATCTCAGCACCCCTCACAAAACTTCCACCGTCAGACTCATCTAACCCAAGTCCCACCTTTAGTTCTTCCACCAAAAAGACCCTGTTcatcctttgctcagcatacaATGGCCATCCAATCATTGGTATCCCAGCACACACCCCTTCCAAAATCGAGTTCCATCCACAATGAGTCACGAAACCCCCCACTGAGTCATGACTTAGCACAGCAACCTGCGGTGCCCATGACTTGACAACAAGTCCCCTCCCTTTGGTTCTCTCCAAGAAACCTTGTGGCAGCACTGTACCTAGATCAAGTTCACGCGGTGCTAATATGCTCttgttatcatcatcatcatctttagGTGGTGGATTCCTAACAACCCATAAAAACCTATGACCACTATGTTCTAATCCCACAGCTATCTCGTTTAGTTGCTCTGCTTCAAAAACTCCTAAGCTTCCGAAACATAGGAAAATCACACTCTTACTAGGTTGAGAATTGAGCCATTCCAAGCACTCGTCCCCCTCGCTATTCATCCGTTTTTCAGAGATTAAAGGACCAATAGAATAGATAGGGGGAGTGGGGGCGTCTGGAATGCAGAGGCCATCAGAAATCGAAGCTATGGCCCTTGGTTCCAATCTGTgaaatgtatttattataattcCATCAGATTTCGCCATCTTGACTGCTGTCTCCACACAATATTTGTACTCCACGCTATTTCTGTCATGCACAGGTTTAGGGAAGTCAGATGAAAAGATGGGAGGTAAACCTGGGAACTGAACAAAATCATTCAGATCTTTTAAGGAAGTGCTAAACTTTTTGTGTATAGTTGGGAGATATAGGAAGGCTGAGAGACTCGAGGCCGGAGATGTAAAGAAGTAATAAGTTGGCATGTCAAGCCCCGAAGAAACATCAAAAGCTGCACTACAGAAGAAGTCTATAATGAAGGCTTTAATGTTATATTGTGtggaggatattgtttcaagggCTTGGCGGACGTTAGGATTGTTTAAGCTCTGGAGCTCAAAGCTTATAGCGTCAGCAGAAGCTTTGCAGTGGTGTGGGAGCAGGATGGTGGGGAGATGGTGGAAAGTGATAGAAGGCGTGGTGGCGGAGACAGTGCTCATGTAGGGAGCCGTGGCGCCAGTGTCAAGATGCGGTGAAGTTGTGATGAGAACGatgatttttgaaaatgagtCGGGATGATGAGACAGAATGAGCTTTCCAAGCTCCACCATTGAGACCAAGTGCCCAACTCCTGGAGATGGATACAGAACTAGGCAACTTCCTTTTATTTCCTCCATCTTTCTTTGTTTATTTTGCGGAGGCAAataagtatatttatatctacAGAGAGATGATCTCACAAGTAGTCAATGAAGAGTAAGCACGCACTTAAGACTACCGATGATCAAAATTAAAAGACTGCTGCTATTAAAGACACAATTAGTCGGAAGCTGTTAATCGGAGGATTCGAAGGTCACTGCAGAGCCAGTAATTAGGGTCTCAATCTGTTGAACCCAAATTTACGTATATCAGATCATACGGGAGACAATTGATCATCTATCTTAACAACTAGCTTAACAATTGATCTTCTATCTTAACAACTAGCTAATTatcataataaaaacaaattcaaGATCTTACACATGTTTCTTGCCAAACTAGTGTTCTTAagttttcaataaaattaatcaGAGTTGTTAATCCTTCACAACTTCTACAgaaacttcaaactagtcaccGTATCTGTAGCGGGTGAGCTGCAATTATCTACCCAtggtaaaaatttattttcaagatcAACAATACGAACACGGACATATAAGCATTTTGAGTCGCATTTCGAAGAGTGAAATCAGGATTACCACCAATTAGTCAAATTCCATGACCCTCTCACTTACTAATCAAGCTTTCCATATGCCTGATCCGCACGATTTGAATATTGCTTGATAGCTGCAAGCCTGCAAGATATCAGTTTTGTTACGATAACCTTATCTCATTTTCGTAAAGGTTGAGTATACCATGAATTAATGGACTATAGAGGATGAGATTGGTAACTAGAAGGAAAAAAACTCCCTGCCAAACACATTGAGCTCCAGCCCTTTACAAGACACGGCGCTTGGCAAGAGCCCAAGTAATGACAACCCGGGATCAATTTAATGAaagtaatgaaaataaaatataccaAACTATTTCACAAAATCcgcattttataaaattcaaaaaattcattaacagtttaaatgatatttaaataatcataattgaatatcatcaaatttttaaatatattttataattataattatataatattggattttatataataattcaaaattctaatcaaatattcaaagatctcgatataattttaaaatcaagattaaatatacatgaatttcataataatttattcGGAATCACAATTAAATAAGCCTTTTGAAGTTTCGACCTTaacaaaagtaatttttagcCGACTGATAATTAATCGGACGAAACCGTCCTATTCGACGATCTCGAAATCATGGAATTTTCATTCAACAAGCTGAATGGCTTGAATAAGCTTCAGAGTACTTTCTTCTTCTAAGTTGGTTGTAGATTAATTTGAGAACCAGGCTGGGACTTATTTTCTGGCGCTGAGAAAGAGGGgaatataactatataagttcTGTTCTCAGTCGAGAGTTGAGGTTGCCCACCAAGTGTTTGTGAGAAGTCTTGTAAGAGAAAAGAAGTGCTGTGTATCTTGATTCCTAACCTGATTGTCAATCTCATTCGCGTGAAAAGCCAACTCTCGCTTGCTTAATAGAATCCATATATCTTGATTCCTGCTAGTATATCTCCGGAAAAGAGTTGGGACATCTCCCGTGTTTTAGATACGTTATTTCGTGATTTCGTCGGTGGAGGTTCTCCAATCATACCTCACATTGCCGCACAGAGAATTTAAGTCGCGGCTTAAATTGGTATGCTACTTATGCTTGCTCTTATAACTTGAATTTTGTAGATGATTATGTGTTATATTTTTGACTTTATCACTGTTCTGAATTTTTTTGCTTTAATTTATGCTTGTGTAATTAGTAGATTTCTTTTGGGattaatgattattattaatCTTTAGAGAATTACCATAGTGAACACTGAACATACAACTGAAATTCAGCCTCTTTCAATCAAGTTTTCGGGAATCAGTTTATATAAAACAAAAGGGTAGGAGAACGTAAGAAGCATAGCCGTAGAAATGCATATCTAAGTTATGTACCAATAGATCAAGCAATTATagttgtttaaatctttgtcatCTGTAAACAGTTGGTTACTGTCTACGTGCTTAATTTTTACAGGCCACGGGCACAGAGCCCCAAAGCCCCTACTTCCTAAGATATTCTGATAATCTGAAAGAAGTTGTTTCATATTTTGCGTAGGAACTAAGAAAACAGAATTTTGCCAATAATCTGACCCTATTACCCGCACATTTTTTTAGCAAGACACAAACCAGCAACCTTTTGTTACAAAGAAGAGTCCACTTAGTTGTAATAATAAGGATTaacaaccaaaaatattatttgaatatcaaattcattcaaaacagcaatcatcttatttttaaattgagtCAAATTCAATCAGCAGTTCATTTTTCTTAAATGCAGCAACTCTACTGGCCTGATTACTCCTTCCACTTGGTGATCAGTTTGGCTAATGCAATGCGTGACGATCCATCCTCATCGCTCATTGCAACCTTAGCAGCATCTCTCAGTTCCCGAACTCGGTGCCTCAATTTCTTCCCAGTATCGGAGTCCATTAGCTCTTTAACACACTTTTCTAACTCGGCACTACTCACAAACCTTCCGCCATCAGACTCCACCAATCCCAGCCCCACCCTTAGCTCTTCCACCATAAGCACCCTGTTGGTCCTTTGCTCTGCATACAAAGGCCAGCCAATCATTGGTACCCCAGCACAGACACCTTCCAAAATTGAGTTCCATCCGCAATGAGTCACAAACCCACCTACTGAGTCATGATTGAGCACCGCAACCTGTGGGACCCAGGAGTTCACAACAAGTCCCCTCCCTTTTGTTCTCTCCAGGAAACCTTGTGGCAGCACTGTACTTAGATCATGCTCTTGTGGTGCTAACATGCTTTTGTCTTTGCTGGCCCTTAGGGGTGGTGGATACTTAACTACCCACAAAAATCTGTGCTCGCTATTTTCTAACCCCTCAGCAATCTCTTTGAGCTGCTCTTCTCCGAAGACTCCCAAGCTTCCGAAACATAGAAACACTACACTTTTACTAGGCTGAGAATTGAGCCATACCAAGCACTCGTTCTCCTCACTAGCAACCTGTTTTCCGGCAATTAATGGTCCTATACAATAGATAGGAGGAGTGGGGCCATCTGGAATGCAAAGTCCATCAGAAATAGCTGTTATGGCTCTTGGTTCCAAACTCTGGaatgtatttataataattccATCAGCTTTAGCCATTTGGGTTGCTGTGCCCATGAAGTACTTGTACTCCATAGTACTTCTGTCAAGCACAGTTATCGCATTATCGGTGGAGAAGATAGGCGGCACACCTGGATagtaaacaaaatcattatAGTCTTTCAAATTCACGGTTACCTTTTGGTGTAAAGTTGGGAAATAGAGCAAAGCTGAGAGATTAGAGGCCGCGGTTGTGAAGAAGTAATAAGTGGGTATGTTTAGTTCTGAAGAAACTTTAAAAGCAGCATTACAAAAGAAGTCCATAATGAAGGCTTTGATCTTGAATTGTGttgaggatattgtttcaagggCTTGGTGAACGTTGGAATTGTTCAAGCCTATGAGCTCAAAGTCGAGGCCTACAACAGAAGGCGCATAGTTTGGTGGGAGAGGAGGGGTGGGTAGCTGGTGGAAGGTGATGGAAGGCGTGGTGGCGGAGACACCGCTCATGTAGGGAGCGGTGGCAGCAGTGTCGAGATGCGGTGCAGTTGTGATGAGAATGATGATTTTGGAGAATGAGTCAGGATGATGACTGAGTATTAGCTTTCCAAGCTCAACCATTGATACCAAGTGTCCAATGCCTGGAGATGGGTACAGAACTATGCAACTGCTACTACTCTTTAGCTCCATAATTTGTTTTTCTGTTGGTGTGTTTTTCAAGAGATGGAGATTAGTATCGTTCAAGAGGTGGAGATAAGAAGGTTTGCTCACCTTCTATTGCAAGTCTACATATATAGACAACGGTCTACCAGGGCCTGAGGGGAAAAAGCCAAGCAGCATTTACGTCGGTTTTAATTCTTAACGGTGCATTTAATATGGATTTCGAAAAGATTTTTTCTAGAATTTGGAAATTTACAGtaattttttgaacttttttaatactccttccgtcccattttagtcgTCACATTTGGTATTGTGcaggtcaaattgaccaaagtttgactgaaatttactaatattttatcaattgtaaaaataagaaaaatatgtcaccggaaataatttttaatctactttaagatgtaattttcaattttttaaaatgatgaaagagtgacttataatctttggtcaaaagttagtcaatttgaccaacaaaaatagaagtTTCCGGTAGATAATGTACGTGTTTTCTCATATTTACagaaatgtaataaaattattagataTTGAAGAATTAATCGAGAATTCAGCCTAAATTTGCACGGACTTTACATTTACTCCGTCAAACATTTTGCGTCATCTGGTCTACCCGTTACAAGCCTTACCTAAAAAATGATAATTGGCCGCAATATCTTTAAATCGATTAATTTCTGTGATACATACATCACGATGGTCTATATATCCTCAGTATAGAAGTACCGAGAATTTTAAATTTGGGTAGGTACAATGAAAGGTTAAAAATAACTAGCCGATGGACATTATTGTTATTGTCATAAAGCTTCTTTCATTTGCCACAACAGCTGTGTGGATACAATTCTAACACCAGGTCTACAATTGTAATGACTCCGGTCAAACCATTTACTTGAAcgtgacttttttttttttttcaaacgtCTTTCTTTTTTAAGTCCCCTGCACACGTACTCCGTATACCCTATTACTGATACTATTTTTCAGAAATGGCTTTGTGAAGATCAACGATATTTTCggaaagaaatattaaattatgataTCTAAATTTTGGAAATTACTAGATTCTTGGGGAACCTTCAAGGATAACTGTGAAATGTACAAGTATagcttaataaaaataatttatttcatttaaacTATAAAACCCCTGGGTCAAAACTAAAAccctttttactaattttttttttatttgaacacAATACGAAATCAGTTATGAATTATTACATAAAACATAATTAATCTAATATTAAAATCgatatttattaataagaaCTCAGAAGCATTCTTTTTCATGTGTGGAGTGTGGTGACTCGTGTACTAAAATGCTTGTCTCAGTGTGCACCACACAGTCAACTCAAAAGGTCAGCTGATGATGGTAGGTTTGCTGGGCggtggtagtttactttatcaaTTTGTACTCCCAGTATAAACGACCAAAATACAAATGATAATTGTCATGTACCACTCACCACAAAATTAATGCAGATATCTACTGTAatactaatttataaataaatataaattgcaaTGGTTCTCCAGTTAAATTCATGGACCatttaattatgtgttttaCTAATCATATTTCCTGGAAAAAACCAAGGAGATTATTAAGCATAATGTACAGAGAACAAACGGAACTAAGTTTGCAGAGGCCAGAGGGTAAAAAGTGACAACTGATAACCAAAACAAGTACTTTACTAACAACTTAATTGACAAATCTTGATTGAAAAATGACTCTGAAGTCTGAACCCCCATGCATACATTTCTCTTGAATGCCAGTAGCTCTGCTAATTTAAATTACTGCTTCCTCTTCATGATAAGTTTGGCCAACTCAACACGCGATGATCTATTCTCATCAGACAGTGCTGCCTTAGCAGCATCTCTCAGTTCCATAACTCGATGCCTAATTCTGTTGCCATTTTCTGATTCCATTAACTCTTTAACTCTCTTTTCTATGCGCCACTCACAAATCTTGTTCCACCAGACTCCTCTAGCCACAGCCCTGCCCTCATTTCTTCCACCAATATCACCCTGTTTaacctttgctcagcataaaaAGGCCAGCCGATCATAGGTATCCCAGCACACACCGCTTCCAGAATTGAGTTCCATCCACAAAGTGTGACGAATCCACCAACCTAGTCATGACTGAACACTGCAACCTGTGGTGCCCATGACTTGACAAGTCCTCTCCCCTTGGTTCTCTCCAAGAAGCATTGTGGCAGGAGTGCACTTAGATCAGGATCTCCCGGTGCTAATTTCCCCTTgttttcatcatcatcttccgcGCCATTGTGTGGTGGAATCTTAACAACCCACAAAAACTTACATCCGCTGTTTCTAATCCTAAAGCAATCTCGCACGGGTGCTCCTCGCTATTAGTCTCTTGTTTATCAATCAAAGGTCCTATACAATAGATAGGGGGAGTCGCAGCGTCTGGAACGCATAGGCCCTCAGAAATTGCAGTTATGGCTATTGGTTCCAAATTGtgaaatgtatttattattattcCAACGGATATAGCCATTTGAACTGCTGTATCCATGAAGTTCTTATACAGAAGACTGTATATCTCTGAAAGATGTTGTGATCTTCTAGTGTATAGTTGGGAGGTAAAGGTAAAGGAAGGGAGAGAGGATTCAGGCCAGATGTATAGAAGTAGTAAGTAGGTATGTTAAGCCCCAAAGAAACTTCAAAAGGCTTTGATCTTTAACGGTGTTGAGGATATCAGTTTAAGGGCTTGGAGTCCACTGGGCTGTTGAAGCTTAAGAGATCAAAGTTGAGGCTTTCAACAGAGGTAGCAGAGTCTGGTGGGAGCAGAATGGTAGGGAGATGGTGGAAAGTGATGGCAGGCGTGGTGGCACAGACACAACTAATATAGTGAACAGTGTTGCTGGGGCTATGATGCGGCGCAGTTGTGATAAAAATGATGATCTTGGAGAATGAATCAGAGTGATGGCATAAAACTAGCATCGCAAGTTCCACCATTGATACCAAGTGCCCAATCCCGGGAGATGGATACAGAATTATGCAATTATCATTGTTATCCTCCATCTCTTAGGTTCTTTCTTGATTATCAAAAGATGGATATAAAGAACAGGAGACTGAGCTTAGTCTTGCTACTAAATCATTAATAAACAATGGCAAATAACTGCAATAAGATTATAGATTATTTTTCTTATAGTATCAGCCACAGCCAGGATTCTAGACTTTCATCACATGACAAAGACAAGACAACAATATGTCTGTCTTCTAAAATATTGTCCAGTACCGACCAGCCTGTCTAACCTATATTTGGATCACTTGGAATAGAATTTGGATCTCACCCTAAATTTGAATCATTTGATGATGATACAAATTTGGATCTATGGTTGGAGTTGGTCTAACACAACCAACTGATACAAACTCGAACAAATAAATTGCACAAACTTCTGTTGGGAAAACTTATATCTTAGTATCGTAGTCTATTCGTAGAGTTTATGCAAATTTTATCCCCGGAATCTTAAAAGTCCACCATCCTTTGGTTCTTATTTCTTCCAATTAATATAATGAAGACAGATAAAAAAATAAGACACGCGTGTACATAAACTCACACCATCAGGAGAACAAATACACACCCGCAGGTGATTTTTCCTGCAGACTTGAATGGGTGGTTGCCATAGCCAGGGAATGACAACTATCCCAATTTTATTGACTAATAAAACATCGTAAATGTTGCCAATACAGATGAAAAAGATAAAAGAACCATCAGAGACCAAATTTTATCCCCAGAAGCAAAATGCTTTTACGGTCCGCATCATGGTTTGATCTTAAAAGACCACCATCATTTGGTTCTTTTTCTTTGAATTAATTCAACGAAATCAGATAAAAATAAGACATCGAAAGGGGGCTCAGATCCAAAAAATGGGTTAATGAAATGTTTATCCTCACTGATAATTCAGAGTGGTGCATGACTTTCATCATCACTGCCCCTTTTATATTTTAGATCAACATATCAACTTAAATTAGTAAGGCTGAGAGAAAGGAAGAGAAGAGAGATGTGAACAAGATGTGTATAGAAAAGGTTAGCTTCTGTGATGATATATAGGGCGGGGAGGAAGCTATATTACACAAACCCTAGATTAAACTCTAAATGGGCTGGCAACTTATTAGATTAATAGGATCCAGATCATTTCAGGCCCAACATATTCTAGCCTACTTATTTAATCAGCCCACAAGTAAATCACCTCTCAAGGTCAGTGTTTTGTCTCGTTGATTACAGTGGGAACTCATGTCAGGCAGTGTTACTTTTTAGTATTCAcggtaatatatttaaattataataaaattttttattttttatttttaattaaaacaaagaaaataattattaaataaaaaataaacaataaataaatatttagagatcatcttgataccgtttttgGTTCAGtaaccaacttgatacattaatcACACTTAAACGACCAACTTGGTAATTAAcccaatttaatatttatccaccaatcaaaagttaGAATTCTCATgaaagttagtgactattgtgtgcccattgTCGGatacaccatagaaaattcgtatGTTTACACCTCACTTGTTTAGCcctttgtttgaattttgatgtACGTGAATTTTGGCAATGTTGCACCAAATTTATTGAGGATATCTTTATTTCTGAATAAGATCTGAAATTTGGTAACAAAAATTTGCCAATGGATTTATTTCTATTACGGAAAAGAATGATCTTTAATATCTCCGTAACGCTAATTTCCTGTAACATTAATTATCTCCCTCTCTCTGTCACTataaatatttaacattaaTTATCTCCCTCTCTCTGTCACTATAAATATTGTGGATTTTCTCTTTGTTACACATATAATTTCCCTGCAACGATCATTAACACAATGGGGTTTTCTTCGGTATCTAAAACCTCTCCGTAACGTTTTCTTTTTTATCGTTACAGAAAACCTCTCCTGTAAATCTCCCTGTCTggttaatatttatttgtgtaaATTGTAGTGTAACGTTTTTTTATTGTAACAGATTGTTTTACTAGGATTTTTGATCCTGGGATTGCTTGGCGCGCGAGTGGTTGAATGTGACATAGTGTACCAGGCAATCAATTGTCGAAAGCATAGCGCAGTCTTGACGGATTTCGGAGCAAAAGGTGACGGCGTGACATCAAACACCGCGGCCTTTCGGAACGCCACTGCTCAACTCAGTAAGTTTGGATCGGATGGCGGCGCAATCCTCATTGTGCCTCCAGGAAAATGGCTCACCGGCAGTTTTAATCTCACCAGCAATTTCACTCTTTTTCTCCAGAAGGGAGCAGTTATTCTTGGATCCCAGGTAATTTTACAGAAGCAGAATGTATAATTTAGAGGTGCACAAAATTGTGTACAgaatttttgtacataatgatgtggcaatgGATGTGGCGGGTTTTAATTGGGTGGTTGATGTAAATACAGAGGGCccattccaattaaaatccaacACATGTCATTatctacaaaattttgtacacattTATGTGCACCGAACATTTTCCATTTACTAATAATCACTTGCTCTCAGAAAATAGATTAAATTTTCAGGATATTTCGGAGTATCCTCTGATCGAACCATTAAAATCGTATGGAAGAGGAAGAGATGCTCCAGGGGGGAGGTACATTAGTCTTGTCTTTGGCACAAACCTCACTGATGTTGTCATAACAGGTACTCATATTTATATGGAGTTTGATTTTACGTTTGTCTGTGTATAAACTTTTAACGAAATGATTGATTCGATCATGTGATGTGTTAGGGGAAAATGGCACAATCGATGGCCAGGGTGCGTTCTGGTGGGATAAATTCCGCGCGAAAGAACTCAACTTCACCAGGCCTTATTTGATTGAGATAATGTACTCGAATCAAGTCCAGATTTCTAATCTGACTCTGCTCAATTCTCCCTCATGGGTTGTCCATCCAGTTTACAGCAGGTTGGGCATCTCTTTTATGTTGCAAAATTATACAATTAAATCAtcgatttttgatattttccctTCATTTGATGAAAATATTGTGATGTTGCTGCAGTGATGTGATAATTCAAGGTTTAACCATTAAGTCACCAGTTGACTCTCCTAATACTGATGGCATTGATCCAGGTCTACAAAGCTGTATTCTCTAAATGATCTTTTCATTATTATTGAAACTGTCTGTcaaaagtatttatattttgcaTGTACTTCAGATTCTTGTACAAACATGAAGATAGAAGACTGTTTCATAGTTTCTGGAGATGACTGCATTGCTGTGAAAAGTGGTTGGGATGAATATGGGATCACGGTGGGAATGCCAACAAAGCATCTCATCATTCGACGTCTCAGTTGCATATCCCCTGACAGTGCAGTGATTGCTCTTGGCAGTGAGATGTCCGGAGGCATCCAAGACTTAAGAGCCGAAGAGATCACTGCCTACAACTCTGAATCAGGAGTGAGAATCAAATCAGCTCCAGGAAGAGGAGGTTATgtcaaagatatatatatgagaCGCATGACATTTATTACAATGAAGTATGTTTTCTGGATGACGGGTGCTTATGGATCCCACCCAGATGAGGGTTATAATCCGAAAGCACTTCCAGAAGTGAAAAACATAAATTTCAGTGACATTATTGCTGAAAATGTCACAATGACCGCGGATCTTTCAGGAATTAAAGGTGACCCGTACACTGGTATTTGTGTTTCTGATGCGATTATCAACCTATCTCCGAATCCAAAGAAGGTGCAATGGAATTGCACCGATGTCAGTGGGATTACAAGCAATGTGGGTCGTCCGCCATGTGATTTGCTGCATGATAAGTCTATAGAATCAGGCTGTGATTTCCCTAATGATGTACTGCCTATTGACGAGGTTCAGCTGCAGACTTGTAAACTGGCTTCCCAACAAATTAGCCACTAGATTGGGATGTGAATTTTTGAGTTAATATATTGTTTTG
This genomic window contains:
- the LOC108227114 gene encoding UDP-glycosyltransferase 88B1, whose product is MEEIKGSCLVLYPSPGVGHLVSMVELGKLILSHHPDSFSKIIVLITTSPHLDTGATAPYMSTVSATTPSITFHHLPTILLPHHCKASADAISFELQSLNNPNVRQALETISSTQYNIKAFIIDFFCSAAFDVSSGLDMPTYYFFTSPASSLSAFLYLPTIHKKFSTSLKDLNDFVQFPGLPPIFSSDFPKPVHDRNSVEYKYCVETAVKMAKSDGIIINTFHRLEPRAIASISDGLCIPDAPTPPIYSIGPLISEKRMNSEGDECLEWLNSQPSKSVIFLCFGSLGVFEAEQLNEIAVGLEHSGHRFLWVVRNPPPKDDDDDNKSILAPRELDLGTVLPQGFLERTKGRGLVVKSWAPQVAVLSHDSVGGFVTHCGWNSILEGVCAGIPMIGWPLYAEQRMNRVFLVEELKVGLGLDESDGGSFVRGAEIERRVRELMDSDNGKRLRHRVAELRDAAKVAITEKNGSSRVALSKLITKWKA
- the LOC108227115 gene encoding UDP-glycosyltransferase 88B1; this translates as MELKSSSSCIVLYPSPGIGHLVSMVELGKLILSHHPDSFSKIIILITTAPHLDTAATAPYMSGVSATTPSITFHQLPTPPLPPNYAPSVVGLDFELIGLNNSNVHQALETISSTQFKIKAFIMDFFCNAAFKVSSELNIPTYYFFTTAASNLSALLYFPTLHQKVTVNLKDYNDFVYYPGVPPIFSTDNAITVLDRSTMEYKYFMGTATQMAKADGIIINTFQSLEPRAITAISDGLCIPDGPTPPIYCIGPLIAGKQVASEENECLVWLNSQPSKSVVFLCFGSLGVFGEEQLKEIAEGLENSEHRFLWVVKYPPPLRASKDKSMLAPQEHDLSTVLPQGFLERTKGRGLVVNSWVPQVAVLNHDSVGGFVTHCGWNSILEGVCAGVPMIGWPLYAEQRTNRVLMVEELRVGLGLVESDGGRFVSSAELEKCVKELMDSDTGKKLRHRVRELRDAAKVAMSDEDGSSRIALAKLITKWKE
- the LOC108227117 gene encoding probable polygalacturonase — translated: MGFSSIVLLGFLILGLLGARVVECDIVYQAINCRKHSAVLTDFGAKGDGVTSNTAAFRNATAQLSKFGSDGGAILIVPPGKWLTGSFNLTSNFTLFLQKGAVILGSQDISEYPLIEPLKSYGRGRDAPGGRYISLVFGTNLTDVVITGENGTIDGQGAFWWDKFRAKELNFTRPYLIEIMYSNQVQISNLTLLNSPSWVVHPVYSSDVIIQGLTIKSPVDSPNTDGIDPDSCTNMKIEDCFIVSGDDCIAVKSGWDEYGITVGMPTKHLIIRRLSCISPDSAVIALGSEMSGGIQDLRAEEITAYNSESGVRIKSAPGRGGYVKDIYMRRMTFITMKYVFWMTGAYGSHPDEGYNPKALPEVKNINFSDIIAENVTMTADLSGIKGDPYTGICVSDAIINLSPNPKKVQWNCTDVSGITSNVGRPPCDLLHDKSIESGCDFPNDVLPIDEVQLQTCKLASQQISH